The DNA region cagtgattagagtggggggggggctgggcaccaggacccctgggtcccatccctgaaGCTCAGTAGGGAGGCCCCCGCTCACTCGTCCCCCAATTCTCTCTCTGCAGGTCACACCTGGACGACCTTCCCGCGAACACCCAGCCAGGTAGGTGCCCCACTACGGATCTGTGGGGCCGCTGGGGCTAGGGGCAGCAGCCAGCCTTCGCCCCTACCccattgtggggtggggggcagggctgtgtctgCCTTCATTCAAgggcctgggggggaagggatttctctccccccaaccccaggagCTCCCATCAATTCTCATGCGGTTTCTCTCCTGTCTCTTATTCCAGACCCTCCCGGACCCAAATCCCAGACGCAGCTGTATGAGAacgtggggctgggctgggacacgCAGGtggggagccggcgccccctggGGGGGACAggccctgtgccccattccctgccccccatagccagccagtccctgcccaggggacggatgggagctggcgccccctagaggggacaagcccctgccccattccccaccccctgagccagccagtctctggccCGGGGCaggatgggagccggcgccccctagaggggacaagcccctgccccattccccgccccctgacccagccagtccctgccctggggccaggtgggagccggcgcctcctagaggggacaggcccctgccccattccccaccccctgagcctgctagtccctgccctggggccggatgggagccggcgccccctagaggggacagacccctgccccattccccaccccctgagccagccccgtTTCAGGGGTGTCTGTGGGCTCCTGtcatcccagcagggggcaccgaTCTTGTCCAGCCATGATGGCCCCGTCAACCCCTGTGGAGCGACCCCCGCCCCTCGAGCTCTGTGTCGGGGTCCGGGCGGGGCCGAGCCGCGTGTCAACACCCAGCGCCCCCCACAGGGCGGGTCGGAGGCTCCCTgaggccaccaggggctttccaaGGGGAAGAGCTGGAagaggaacccaggcgtccggccctCCGCCTTCCCCGccccatgggggctggggtgACAGATGGGGACTGGGCGATTTGGGGGGGTTTGGAGCAGAGAATAAAGGAGAACGGAGCAGAGTTTGTGACGGGAGTGTGGGgctgagagagagaacacacaacCACATACATCCAACCACAACCGCACAAACAGAACCAGACGCGATCACAAATGCATGCACACAACCACATGCACGCACACTCCCtaccaaaaccacacacacacagccacccaACCACAACCGCACGCACAGACTCAGACACAatctcatacacacacacgcacaactatgcacacacacacgccgAAAACCAGACACAATAACAcaatcacagacacacacagagccagactCAGGCACAATCACacagatccacacacacacacaactgctcACGCACAGACACACAGAACAAGAGTCAGACAcaatcacacacatacacaaccatgcacacacacacagaaaaccaGACACAATAACcatcacacacacgcacacaacaACATAatccccacagacacacacgcacAGGAACAGACACAGACACAATAACATAGTCGCACACACAGAAaaccagacacacacactgtctaccaacagtggccagtgccaggtgcccctgagggaatgaacagaacagggaatcatcaagtgatccatcccctgtcgcccattcccagcttctggcaaacagaggctagggccaccatccctgcccagcctggctaatagccattgatagacctatcctccaggaattcatctagctcccttttgaaccccgttatagtcttagcctccacaacatcctctggcaaggagttccacagattaacagtgtgttgcgtgaaaaaatactttcttgtgtttgttttaaacctgctgcctagtcatttcatttggtggcccctagtttttgtgtgatgagaaggagtaaataacacttccttattcactttctccacaccaggcatgattttataaACGTCTAGcttatcccccttagtcatctgttttccaagctgaaaagttccaatctcattcatctctcctcatacggcagccgttccacaCCCCTCagcacttttgttgcccttttcggaaccttttccaagtccaatcgATCTTTGTTGAgctggggcgaccacatctgcacgcagtgttcaaggtgtgggcatcccacgggtttaaatagaggcaacatgatattttctgtcttattcgctctccctttcttgatgattcccaacatgctGTTCTGCTTCTTTGACCCCGCTgcgcattgagtggatgtttgcagagaactctccacagtgactccaggatctttcttgagtgggaacagctcatttagaccccctCATTGTATATGTCTAGTTgcgattgtgttttccaatgtgcatttctttgcaattatcaacattaaatttcatctgccatttggttgcccagtcacccagttttgtgagatccttctgtagctcttcgcagtctgcctgggactgaactaccttgagtggttttgtatcatctgcaaatgttggcCTCTctcttacccctttttccagatcatttatgaatatgttaaataggactggggccagtacagatccctgggggacagaacccccccccaacacacacacagaaccccCCAATAACacaccacacaaacacacccGCAGAGAAcataagaccaaaggtccatctagcccagtatcctgtctaccgacagtggccaatgccaggtgccccagagagaatgaacagaacagggaatcatcaagtgatccatcccctgacgcccattcccagtttctggcaaacagaggccggGGCCACCATCCCTGCGcagcctggctaatagctgttgatggacctatcctccatgaacttatctagttctttttttaaccctgttagtcttggtcttcacaacatcctctggcaaggagttccacaggttgactgtgccttgtgtgaagaaatacttccttttgtttgttttaaaccttctgcctattaatttcattggatggcccctagttcttgtgttatgagaaggagtaaataacacttccttattcactttctccacaccactcatgatttcatagacctcagtcatatccccccttagtcatctcttttccaagctgaaaaattcccattttattaatctctcctcaaacggCAGCCGTTCCACACCCCTCAgcagttttgttgcccttttctgaaccttttccaattccaatcgaTCTTTTTGAgacggggcgaccacatctgcacgcagtgttcaaggtgtgggcatcccacgggtttaaatagaggcaacatgatattttctgtcttattcgctctccctttcttgatgattcccaacatgctGTTCTGCTTCTTTGACCCCGCTGCGCTTTGAGTGGATGagttcagagaactctccacagtgactccaggatctttcttgagcagtaacagctcatttagaccccgtcattgtATATGTCTAGTTGCGATtgtgtttcccaatgtgcatcactttgcatttctcaacactgaatttcatctgccatttggttgcccagtcacccagttttgtgagatccttttgtagctcttcgcagtctgcctgggactggactatcttgagtggttttgtgtcgtctgcaaattttggcctctctgtttacccctttttccagatcgtttatgaatatgttaaataggactggggccagtacagatccctgggggacagaACTGCCACAatcacaatcacacacacacacacacagctctcccaATAACACAATCACACATCACACACACTGACAGAGAACCCCCCAGTAACACcatcacacaccacacacactgaCAGAGAACCCCCCCAATAACAcaatcacacaccacacacactgaCAGAGAACCCCCCACAATAACACAATCATACACACACAATAAAACAGACATACAGAGAAGTAGCTACACCGAGAGCAAGACAGAAACACACAACGCAATCACACAGACACAAAGTTACACACAACAACATagtcacacacacagagaatcacacacacacacactcacacacacacacacacacacagaaatgcacatatacacaataaaacaacccccccacacctaTAACTATGCAGCAAAACCAACACAGAAACCCAGCTACACACAacacaattacacacacacttacactacTACACCCAATGACACCCACACaaaaccccagccccacctgtgacAGACGCGGCCACACAACACAGCCGCATCGTGCCCTGCTCCGCACGCACACCctgtgcacccccccacacacctgcactgtgccctgccccccacgcGCCCCCAGGGGGCTGGCGGGTTGGGAACAAAGTCACAACTGCTGGCGATCGGAGCCGAGACAGGATTTATTCTGGACGCGTTTCAGGAGAACAAATACACACCACACACAACACAACCGCACTGTGTCCTGGTCCACAATTTCACAGCACACACAGCACAAATTCACTGGTACACAGGCACACTGCGTCACTGCGCCCGGCTCCACAATCTcaccccccagcacccagccccacctgctgccgAGCTCCCAGCCTGTCTGCTCACGCCCGGCTCTGGGCGCTAACTCCGTGTGCAGCACGGGGAATTTCTGATCACCCGCACATACGCCCAGTGCGAACACCACAACAACAGAGCTCTGAGTCATGCCCCAGCCACAGGCCTTGTGTGTCCCAGCTCCAACCCACAGGGCATTTCagagagctgggaatggggggagcccagggctggggtagcaggggctgtgggtcgggagtgaggggcaccgatagagctggggcgggggcagggctgggctggcaggggctgcgggtcgggagtgaggggcaccggcagggctggggggagcccagggctgggctagcaggggctgcgggtcgggagtgaggggcaccggcagagctgtggggggacaggaccggggtagcaggggctgcgggtcaggagtgaggggcaccgtcagggctgggggcggggagggctgggctggcaggggctgcgggtcgggagtgaggggcactggcagagctgtggggggacaggaccggggtagcaggggctgcgggtcgggagtgaggggtaccagcagagctgtggggggacaggaccggggtagcagcggctgcgagtcaggagggagggaggaagaaagtcACAACTGCTGGGCGATCGGAGCCGAGACAAGATTTATTCTGGACACATTTCACGAGAACATGAGCAGAGGAAGCCGAGGCGCTGATCCTGCCcgcgccagcagggggcagcaccaAGCTGCTGTGCCGTTGTGTGGGGGCAATACAACGCTCCCGGCCCCTTCTAGCCCCTGCCCAACCTCTGTCGGCAGTGGGATGAAGAGCAGagtcctccccccagcaccctctgGGTGATCATTGCCCCGATGCCAGCCCTGCAGCCAGGCAAAGACGTGGGGCCAGTTGTGGGCAAGGCTGGCGAGCAGAAGTGCTGCCCCCAGGTGCGGGCGGGGCCGGTGTGGAAGGCAGTGAACATCTGGCACCAGATGTCTGTAGTGCCAGTGAGCATGAGGGGGGGAAGGCAGAGGGAGGAATACAGAGGCCTGGACAGCTGGAGCCAGGGCATctgaccccagctgcagcccccgcagatcccaccgctgccaccaatGGGGCATTGGCAGCTGCAgcgagggggctcaaggcaggggatgGTGCCGCAGCGCCCCATTCTTAAAGGTACATTTGTCCACAGGCTGCGGCTCCCTCATTGACAGTCCCGTGTCATCGGGAGCCGGCAGGGACAGGTGGGAAATTCAGCTGCTcgccttggatttttttttgcgggggggcggggttacATAAAAATGGCAGCATGCCAGCTGGGGCGGGTTTGGAGGCTGGAGACTGCAGCAATGGGTAGCTTATCAGACCGAGAGTGAGACTTGACAAAAAGAAACAGAATGAACGAGTGAAAAAGTTCAGGGGGCCACCACGAAAGAATGGGGGATACATTTTCCTTCTCCGGACAGACCCCGAGGGTCTTTCCCCTTCGTCCCCAGGTTACAATGATTTAAGACGACCAAGAAAAGGCCAAAGATTGGGTCTCACCTCTGGCTAACAAGTGCCCCTTTAAGAAGAAAAGGGGCGGGGCTATTTAAAGGCAAGGtcaggatggattttttttgccCCCCAACAGAAAttatttcctcttctctcccGGCTTCTAGAGCAGGGATTAGAGGCCCCGGGCGAGCCAGGCCCCCAGCATGGCCAGCCCTGCGGCCAGGGAGAGCTGGGCCCCGGCGCCCGCGGCCGAGTTGCAGAATTCGCCCTCGCAGCACTCGTAGGAGGTGCTGTAGGTGATGCCCGCGAAGGACGAGGTGTCGTTGGTGTGGCATTTCCCCTTGTCAACGCAGTTCTTCTTCATGATCAGCTTGTGGCCGGCTGTGGGGAGAGAGCGAGAAAGAGGGAATGAGACAGAGAGAAATGCAGAGGGCCAGAGAACGAGGGGACACGAGAGAAACGGAAGAGGAGAGAGGACGAGGAACTGGAAGAGGAAGCTGGCGAGGAGGAAGGGGTGTTACCTGCACGGCCCCGGATGATAGCGCAGAGCTGGTCGTCCTTGCAGGTGACGGTGGTGGTGTGGCAGGGGATGCCAAATACGGTGAAGTCGCATTTCAGGCACTGCAGGGCTGCTCCTGGGAACAGAGCGAGAAAGGATGAGATCGAGTCTATCTCCTTTTGGGGCTATTGGGGAGGGTGCAATGATCAGATTTACTAGCattggtggcagaggtgggatagATAACAACAGTTTTATATTTAGCCCTGGCCCTGTAAAAACAGCTCAATTCTGGAATTCACACGCATCCTGATATGAGTACTCCAATTATTTTCACCCAACACACAGGAGTTACACAAAAACACTGAGCTGCACAACAACACAGTTGTATAGACACAGACAATACCCAAGCACAATGCTGCACACCCCACCATCACAGGGCTAGCCTTACAAAGCGAGGTGTGTGTGCACATTGGAAGCGACACAGGTTCACTCAACACCCATCCGAAACatgacacaaacacacaaaatacaCAGCTGTAAACCAACCACAGACACCCGCAAAAACATGCCAAGAAGGACACACCCACTTAACACAAACATGGGCCCACAAAACCCCACCagcacaaacaaaacacaaaggcaCACAAATACAAACGAGGCACAAACACAGGCACGCCAAACACGACGACACATACACAAACCCATGGGGACGTGCCACAAAGAACCAGTGCAGCACACACAACACAAAGCCaggcacacacacaacacaacagCACACAAAACACACCCGTGAAAAGCTGGGTGTGTTTTGGCAAGCGAGATTTCAAACCACGGGAAAAACAACCCAGCCTGGAAAATTGGACTCAAGGCCAAACCAAATCCAAATGCCTTTCCCGTGTGTCAGGCGGgtgtgtgtccctgctggtgTGTGTCCGCTGCACAGAAAGCCTTGCTCGCTGGGCTCTGGGTCCCCCCAGCTCCGGCCAGCGTCCTGCCTGAGCCCGGGCCGAGGGCAAGAGATCTCCCAGCTGCCCCCTTGGAGGGGAAATGGCAGGGGTGGGCGACCCGAGCAGAGCTTGGTGTGTGCCCTGGACTGGTGAAGCAGgaaaacagccccccccccccccgccctattTCCAAACTGTAGGTTGAAGAAAGGGAATTGTCTGctggaaaagaacccaggagtcctggcttccctgCCTGGTCTAACCActacatcccaacccactgctagagccagggagagaacccaggagtccaggcttccagcccccccgctctaatcactagaccccatgcccctcccaaagccagggaaagaaccctggagtcctggcttccagccccgctgctctaaccactagatcccactctgctcccagagccagggagagaacccaggagtcctggctcccagcctgccctcccATCCTACTAAACTACCTCTCCTGGGAGTGCAACATCTGTGCGCgtggaacaatttttaaatggCAGGTTTAATCAGGGTTGTGGGTGAGTCTGTTGGGCGGGGCACGACCTGGGGGGAAAATTAGGGGGCAGTAGAAAATAGGGGGTGCAGTTTCCCACAGAaaatgcaagtgtgtgtgtgtgtgtgtggggggagggttctGCCTACTCCTGGGGCCTCAAGAAAAGCCATGAGTTTGGGGGACCATCTGCTGACGAGGGGGGCTGGGAAGTGGGCAGACTTGGGAGCTAGCAGGAAAGTCGTGGGGATGGGCTACTCCCAGCTCCAGATTGGTGGCAGCGGTGGGGTGAATCTTCGCCAATTTGTAGCCAGAGAGCGGAGGTGTAATCCCTAAAACCCGTGAGCCCCTCTGAGCCCCATGGCTGGGGGGGGCACTTAGGGGGTTGAACCACAGGCTCAAAGGGGAGGAGCCCCCCCCACTTCTGAACTGCACTGTTCAGAGCCactttcctgccccccccgcccaatTTGGTTTGTTGAGTGGCAAAATTCTCCCCCAGGGCTCGGAAGGGAACCTGgcaaagacagagggaagggggagattttcctaggggaggagagggagttggggggggatttgtgtggggtagggctggggcttACCGATCCCGACAAAGCTCAGCGCAGCCAGGCACAGAACGAGGACTTTGCCCATGGTCGTCGAGGGGTGGAAGATCAGACAGTCCTTGGGCTGGGCGGTTGGAGGAGAGTCAGTCTGGTTGTGATCTGTGccgttatatatatatacattggcacaaacacacacacacacggggtgggtgtggcaggggtttGGTGCCAGGGACAGCTGCAGAGGGGGGCAGGACACATGATCGCCAAGGGGTATAAAAATAAGCAGCCGGTTAGTGACTCAGAGAGAGATGGGAATGCAAGGAGACTAggtgtaaacacacacaaacacaacacagctacacacacaccagccagccacacccctccagttacacacacacacgacccgTCTAAATGCCAACTAAACCCaccagctacacacacacaccccagctacaCACACACGCCCCAGCTACACCCCagctacacacacatacaccctagctacacacacacacaccagctacaCCCCAGCTACAccccagctacacacacacacacacacacaccagctacacacacacacacacacacacaccagctacagcccagctacacacacacaaacaccctagctacacacaccccagctacacacagacacatacaccCACGGCAGCTacacccccccccagctacaacccagctacacacacacacaaacaccctagctgcacacagacacatacattcccagccacacccacccacccagctacacacacacacacacacacacagagctagatACCCCCCCAGCTACACATACACAAACCTCTCAGCTACACCCCAGctaagcacacacacatacacccccagccacacacacacatgctccagCTACAACCCAgctacacacacacgcacacacacagagttacagG from Malaclemys terrapin pileata isolate rMalTer1 chromosome 13, rMalTer1.hap1, whole genome shotgun sequence includes:
- the LOC128847671 gene encoding sperm acrosome membrane-associated protein 4-like, translated to MGKVLVLCLAALSFVGIGAALQCLKCDFTVFGIPCHTTTVTCKDDQLCAIIRGRAAGHKLIMKKNCVDKGKCHTNDTSSFAGITYSTSYECCEGEFCNSAAGAGAQLSLAAGLAMLGAWLARGL